Genomic DNA from Mus musculus strain C57BL/6J chromosome 11, GRCm38.p6 C57BL/6J:
GCTTTTGAACAATAAGAACCATAGGAAAACTTGTCAATTTAACAGCCAGGTGGGGGGAAAGGGGAACACCATGCCTGTCTTTTTTCCTTCAGGGTGACACTGGATGTCGAAACCATGAGAAACTAAGTATACTGTTGTACTACAGATGACTTTAGGCTGGGGTGTTTAACCTGTGTCTGAGTTCGTACATGTCTAGGGCTTTGGATATGCTGgtcccctaccccaccagaccgCCTTCTCTTCCTGTTCACGTCTACAAAGTGTAGTTAGCAACGGTCACGCAGAAACCTTTTAAGAGCTTTTCAGGTCTTCCTTCTCCTCGAGCTTTACTTACTGGCTTCACATGGAAGTTGCAATGGGAAAAGAGGGAGCAAAAATTGGGACCTTTTACTTACTTTAAGGCTTCAAAGATAGGATGAAGCAAAGGCCCCGAAGCATCTACCCTCTTTCCTATAATGTCAGGATTACTCTCTTGTGTGAGACCCCCTTGACAGGTGTTTTCCCAAGGCATACTCCTAAGGCCTCAATAAAACATACTTGAAATATACGAAGAGTTGAAGAATCACAGGTTATGAATTGTCCTTTCCTAGTATTTCTTTCTGGAATGAATTCAAGTGATACCAGATAAAAGCTAGCTAGTTGATGGAGCTTTGAATCTCACACTAAATCTAAATGGATGAGAGCCATTTTACCTACCACTTCTGGGACTTTCTGACACTGTGGTATCAAGCATATTGCACGTCTTTAGGTTTCTTTTGGGTATTTTGACAGAGCACACAATGAAATTTAAGCAATCAAGTTTTAAAGCATAAACAAAGTCTCTCATATCTGTCAATTGCGATGTCTGGCACCCGTATGAACCCGCTGATGCTGAATAAGATTGGTACTCTGggtgaaggctttcccacatatACGGCATCCGTAGGGCTTTTCTCCTGTGTGAATCCTCTGGTGTTGAATAAGGCATGTTCTCTGGCTAAAATCTTTGTTACAGTGACTACACTTATAGGGTCGCTCTCCAGTGTGAGTTCTTCGATGTTGGTTAAGGGATGAAGAGTAGATAAAGGCTTTCCCGCAGTGGTGACATttgtagggcttctctccagtgtggaCCCGTTGGTGCTGAGTCAGGTTTGCACCCTGTCTGTAAGCTTTCCCACAGGTATTACACTTAAAGGGCTTTTCTCCATTGTGAATCCTCTGGTGCTGGGTGAGGTGCACACTCTGGCTGAAGGCTTTTCCACACACACTACATTTGtacggtttctctccagtgtgtgttcTATGATGCTGGGTAAGGTTGGCGCTTTggctgaaggctttcccacacacGTTGCATATATAGGACTTCTCTCCGGTGTGGGTGGTCTGATGTTGAATGAGAGTTGAGGAGTGGGCAAAGGCCTTCCCACAGGCAGTGCATTTGTAGCACTTCTCTCCAGAATGGATTCTCTGGTGTCGGATGAGGTAAGTGCTCTGGCTGAACACTTTCCAACACTCGTTGCACTTGTACGGCTTTTTCCCAGTGTGGATTTTCTGATGCTGGAGAAGGTGCGTGCTCTGACTGAAAGTCTTCCCACATTCGTTGCATATataaggtttttctccagtatgaactCTCTGATGATTAATCAGTGATGAACTATGGCTAAAGGTTTTACTGCACTCCAGACATTTATACGGCTTCTCCCCAGTGTGTGTCCTTTGATGGATGGTGAGGTGCGCGCGCTGACTGAAGTCTTTCCCACAGTCctcacatttgtagggtttctctccagtgtgaattctcTGGTGTATAGTCAGGTGTGCTCGCTgactgaaggctttcccacactggtGGCATTCGTACGGTTTTTCTCCGGTGTGCATTCTCTGATGTGCGATGAGGGAGGAGAGATGCTTAAATTCTTTGCCGCATTCTTCACACTCATAAGCTTTCTCTTTGGCGTGGTTCTCTCGGTGCGCCAGGAGGGAAGGGTACTTTCTAAACTGTTTCCCACAGACATTACAGGAATAAGGCTTATCTCCAGGAAGTATTTTCCCACGCACGGCACCACCAGACGAGGCATTGCTGAACGGTGGCTTGCTTTCATTATACAGAGCAGTTTTATCATCCGACTGGGTATCAAACTGGACCCCTAGGTTTGTGTGCTTTTCAAAAGTCACTCTATATATGTCACATTTGCTAAGGTATTCTTCTGTAGGGTCTTCTTGTGAAAGCTCTGACTTCACACTGAAGCCTTCCTCATCTATGTGGATCATCCCGAAGGCACACACTGGCGGACTCTCTACGCTGTCATCGTTGTCGTCGTCATAGGAATCTTCCAGTTTTACGGTTTGGGTTCCGTCCTGCTTGAGTTCAGGGAGATGCTTTGCTGGGCACTGTGCCTGAGCTTTAGGTTCCcattctggggaaaaaaagatacTGACAGTCTCATTctgtttaaaaaggaaacagtATATATGGATAAAATAATATCTAAAGATTATAGTTCTGATAACTCCATTTTATGGCCCTTAAATATTAGGAAAGGAAAAACGAATGCTTAGAAAAGAAGGAGATAAGTCACTGAAAATGGAGAGGCTCCTTCCTAGTCAGCATGGTATACAGTACGTAGGGGAGGCAGGTGACAGTGTGAAGAGAAACTTAGGGTTCATGGAATAATTTGTTTATACGATGGTCTCATCGTATATATAAATCATGctgctttattattttatcttccaATCTATACTCacaaccaataataataataataataataataataataataataataataataattttgctttctttttgagtcagggtctctctatgcagctttgtttgtcctggaacttgctctgtagacctggctggccttgaactcatagagatccacctgcctcagcctccccagtgctgggattataagtgtgtgccactacagcAAGCTATCATATAATATTCTTAAAGTAATCTCATGGAGTGGTTCTACTCTCAATTATCCAGCAGCCTTAAACAATGGTTCTTGAATCCAGTGTCTCTGGACTAGCAGTGTAAATTCACCATCACCATGGAAGTGAGCTGGAATTAGTGGGTCCCACCTCCACTTACTTAAGAGAGTTTGACAGTGAAgttgaaggatttgttttataaAGCACCGAAAGCTACTTTGTTCTTCAGTAAAACGGGAGGACAAGCAACCTAAAAACGAAAAGGAACCCTCTCCCCACAAAAGAGAGTCCAAAATACCTGCTCTTGGTATTTCCAAATGATCTGGCCTTTTCCCTTTCTATATCTCCTTTATAGCTCATATTAGGTTTAAGTTAAAGTTGAAAGCTCATGAAAAAAAGTTGCAAGTTGACACCATGCTAACCCCAGACTGTCTGTTCCTATAGTATTTTCTACCCATTGAAAGAGATGCTTGTGGCTCACGTTGTGTCCCGCACAGCATTCCTccctacaatcttttttttttttaattaggtattttcctcgtttacattttcaatgctatcccaaaggtcccccatacccacccccccaatcccctacccacccactccccctttttggccctggtgttcccctgtactggggcatctaaagttggcaagtccaatgggcctctctttccagtgatggccgactaggccatcttttgatacatatgcagctagagtcaagagctccagggtactggttagttcataatgttgttccacctatagggttgcagatccctttagctccttgagtactttctctagctcctccattgggggccgtgtgacccatccaatagctgactgtgagcatccacttctgtgtttgctaggccccagcatagtctcacaagagagagctatatctgggtcctttcagcaaaatcttgttagtgtatgcaatggtgtcagcatttggaagctgattatgggatggatccctgcatatggcaatcacgagatggtccatcctttcgtcacagctccaaattttgtcctCCCTACAATCTAAACAGAGAGGGGAATGGCCACATGGCCGACTATCAGCACTCCCAAACCCTCCAACTTACACAACCATACAACTTGGTCTTCTATAGTTATTTCACaagtttgtgtgtttcttttctttttatttatttatttatttatttatttatttatttattattacgtattttcctcaatgacattgccaatgctatcccaaaagtcccccataccctcccccccacttccctacccacccattctcatttttttggccctggtgttcccctgtactggggcatctaaagtttgtgtgtccaatgggcctctctttgcagtgatggccgactaggccatcttttgatacatatgtagctagagtcaagagctccggggtactggttagttcataatgttgttgcacttacagggttgcagatctctttagctccttgagtactttctctagctcctccattgggggtcctgtgatccatccaatagctgactgtgagcatccacttatgtgtttgctaggcccctgcctagtctcatgTATGTTTCTTATAGTTTTAACTTAGATGTAAACTCTGGAAATAGGCTATATCTTCTTGACATTTCCTTCAGAAAGTGGCCCAAGATGTTGGATTTTGTGGCCAGTTAAATGAACTTGGAAAAATGATAACTTGTTtatacaaaatacaaagaaatctaACCCCAAACTTGGCTGTGAGGCACTTAAGTATTCGTTTACTGATACCTGCTGCTGCCAAATTTCCAATATGATGATCTAAACCAAATTTTACATTACACCCATACGAAGCCAGGTGGGAACTATGTAACTTAAGCCTTGGTCGTATAATAAGATGAATaattttttcaaaagatttatttatttatgtgacttcactgtcactgtcttcagacacaccagaagagggcatcagatcccattacagatggttgtgaaccatcatgtggttgctgggaattgaactcaggacctctggaagagcagtcagtgctcttaacccctgaatcatctctctagccccgaaTAAATTTTAATGTAGAAGAAGGTACTGGACAGTTCAGGCACCAAATGCAGGTCAAGTTTGTACAAGCCTGTCAGTTCCACAGGACAGTATGtggccactgaagatgaaactggTGCTTGTATGAGCCAGGGTCCGGGTGGAGCAGGGCATGCTGGGTACACCGGTGCCTCGTGAAATAAGGGAGGCCTAGGTACAGCGAGGGAGAGCTGTACAGGTCACAGAGGGTGAACAAAGGCAGGTGGAAACcagcacatggagggatccagAATTGATCTCTCTAAAGACACGCCACACGTGTCACACACGCAGATGCTGAGGTCCTGAAATCACTGAGGGGAGGAGCCACAAGTTCAATTTGTTTCCTTACTCTGCTTGAATTTACAAACCATTTTCACTACTTTTATTCAAATACAAAAATCAGAGTTGACAGCAGAGCATGTCTAGGAAATGTCAAATGAGGATGTGACATCATGACTGACATGAAGACGAGGTGGGAGAAGACTCACTCTGATTTTCAGTAAGTTGCACTGACTTTTCTGGTAGTTAGTGCTGGAAGTGTAGTTgtattgatctttttttttttttttttttaataaaggaaaaaaatttaaatgataactctCAAATTAGGATGTTATCCTTTccccaaagaacaaaacaagagtGGATTCAATAATTATGTACATAAACAAAAGAACCAGCTGATCTTAGAAGCTCAGATTAACTTCTGTGTTATCACAGGCTTCAGTATCTACATACACCTAGAAAGTACTCAgaaaactcacacacatgcatgcacatacagatagacacacagataaatacacacagatacacacagacagacacacacagacagacacacacagataaacacacaaaggcacatactgacagacacacacagacactcacacagacccacacagagagacacaaacagaTACATACAGACAAGCATGCAAGCcatccccaccacccaccaaacagacagtgattgaacccaggttctcatgCATTCTAgataagtgctctaccactgaattacaccacaaattataattaaaaactcAAAGCAAAAGCCCACTGGTGTACTAtgataatataaatacatttaagcAAATCAGTCTATTAGAAATTCAGGAACCGAGACCACAAATCAAGGCTTAAGAATGTTTATGTAACTATCCAGAATGGTCGTCTAGAAGTGCTATCTATTGGTTAATAAGGTCAAATAGTGGTCTAGCAGTTCCAAAAAAGGTATCAGTTTTGATTCACGTAAGTAACAGAAGCCGCAGTAGAGATGGTGTGATCTGCATTGAGTGTCCCAGAATGGCTAGGTCCTGTTCAAACATCAACCATAGGAGTTCTAACAGGGGCTGGATAATTgcctcagcagttgagagcacttgttgctcttgcagaggttcttagcacccacacgacagcttacaaccacccttaactcctgttccaggggatctgacatcatGCTCtgacccacagagaccagagactCACAGTACACGTACCTGGaggcaaaacaaccatacacattaaataaacaaacaaacttggcaGTACAATACTTTAATCCTAATACTTAGGAGGTggaaacaggtggatttctgtgagttcaaggacagcctggtctacagagggagttcaaggacagccaaggctacagagaaaaaccctgtctcagaaaaaccaaaaccaaaaccaaaaccaaaaccaaaccaaaccaaaccaaagcaaaaaagtTATCACACAGTAATGTCCACTGAAGAACAAAAGTATTATTCACAAAATACCCatgtttcaattttctttatgtatgtattttttttaaaagatttatttattgattatatgtaagtacactgtagctgtcttcagacactccagaagagggagtcagacctcattacagatggttgtgagccaccttgtggttgctgggatttgaactccggaccttcagaagagcagtcgggtgctcttacccactgagccatctcaccagccctgtatgtattttttagacaggtctttctatgtagctgtGGTGGTGATAGCGGCAATGGTGGTGGTATTtctcaagacaggtttctctgtatagtcgtggctctcctggaactcactatgcagactacgctagcctcaaactcagagagccacttgccttcatctcctgagtgctgagattaaaagcaaacTGCATCTGTGGCTCCTCCCCTCAGTGATTTCGGGACCTCAGCATCTGCATGTGTGACACGTGTGGCGTGTCTTTAGAGAGATCAATTCTGGATCCCTCCGTGTGCTGGTTTCCACCTGCCTTTGTTCACCCTCTGTGACCTGTACAGCTCTCCCTCGATGTACCTAGGCCTCCCTTATTTCACGAGGCAACAGTGTACCCAGCATGCCCTGCTCCACCCGGACCCTGGCTCATACAAGCAccagtttcatcttcagtggccaCATACTGTCCTGTGGAACTGACAGGCTTGTACAGACTTGACCTGCATTTGGTGCCTGAACTGTCCAGTACCTTCttctatattaaaatttatttgaggctagagagatggctcaggggttaagagcactggctatgccgggcagtggtggggcacgcctgtaatcctagcacttgggaggcagatgcaggtggatttctgagttcgaggccagcctggtctacagagtgagttccaggacagctaaggctacacagagaaaccctgtctcgaaaaaccaacccccctcccccccaaaaaaaaaaaaccaagagcactgattgctcttccagaggtcctgagttcaatttcctgcaaccacatggtggctcacaaccatctgtaatgggatctgaagagggcatcaaatccctggAAGGCTACTTACTTATATCTTTCCCATTGCTACCCACTACTCAGGTGTGGAAACAATGATATTTAGTCCCTGGCAGACTCACTGCACACACCTTGATTTCCAAGATTATTCTTCATTAAAATGAGTTAGGGCTCGGGGAGACATTCCAAGTCTCTGGTAAGCACAAGTGAGCATAAAGATGTTCTGTGCCAGAAGCAGGACACACTCAGAGACTAGTGGGCCTGAAGGTCCCACTATAGAAACTGGGAACAACTgaatatgaaacaaacaaacaaaacaaaacaaaacccccaacaaAACCCAAGAGAAACTAAAAACAACGACAAACCCCAAGAATTAACAGACTAATAATACCTTGAA
This window encodes:
- the Zfp287 gene encoding zinc finger protein 287 isoform X2; protein product: MPPVQKELYKTVTLQNYWNMVSLGLTVYRPTVIPVLEEPWMVIKEIVEGPNPEWEPKAQAQCPAKHLPELKQDGTQTVKLEDSYDDDNDDSVESPPVCAFGMIHIDEEGFSVKSELSQEDPTEEYLSKCDIYRVTFEKHTNLGVQFDTQSDDKTALYNESKPPFSNASSGGAVRGKILPGDKPYSCNVCGKQFRKYPSLLAHRENHAKEKAYECEECGKEFKHLSSLIAHQRMHTGEKPYECHQCGKAFSQRAHLTIHQRIHTGEKPYKCEDCGKDFSQRAHLTIHQRTHTGEKPYKCLECSKTFSHSSSLINHQRVHTGEKPYICNECGKTFSQSTHLLQHQKIHTGKKPYKCNECWKVFSQSTYLIRHQRIHSGEKCYKCTACGKAFAHSSTLIQHQTTHTGEKSYICNVCGKAFSQSANLTQHHRTHTGEKPYKCSVCGKAFSQSVHLTQHQRIHNGEKPFKCNTCGKAYRQGANLTQHQRVHTGEKPYKCHHCGKAFIYSSSLNQHRRTHTGERPYKCSHCNKDFSQRTCLIQHQRIHTGEKPYGCRICGKAFTQSTNLIQHQRVHTGARHRN
- the Zfp287 gene encoding zinc finger protein 287 isoform 1 (isoform 1 is encoded by transcript variant 1) translates to MANSSLSQVLLMWKPGKIQKGPCSAEQQTLTSRLLRDTETCRRNFRNFPYPDVAGPRKALCQLRELCLKWLRPEVHSKEQILELLVLEQFLSILPGEVRTWVNSQYPESSEEVVALVEDLTQILEEEEAPQSSALPQDTPEDDPNHDPNPASQAGWLSDVVTKDLVTFNDVAVDITQEDWELMPPVQKELYKTVTLQNYWNMVSLGLTVYRPTVIPVLEEPWMVIKEIVEGPNPEWEPKAQAQCPAKHLPELKQDGTQTVKLEDSYDDDNDDSVESPPVCAFGMIHIDEEGFSVKSELSQEDPTEEYLSKCDIYRVTFEKHTNLGVQFDTQSDDKTALYNESKPPFSNASSGGAVRGKILPGDKPYSCNVCGKQFRKYPSLLAHRENHAKEKAYECEECGKEFKHLSSLIAHQRMHTGEKPYECHQCGKAFSQRAHLTIHQRIHTGEKPYKCEDCGKDFSQRAHLTIHQRTHTGEKPYKCLECSKTFSHSSSLINHQRVHTGEKPYICNECGKTFSQSTHLLQHQKIHTGKKPYKCNECWKVFSQSTYLIRHQRIHSGEKCYKCTACGKAFAHSSTLIQHQTTHTGEKSYICNVCGKAFSQSANLTQHHRTHTGEKPYKCSVCGKAFSQSVHLTQHQRIHNGEKPFKCNTCGKAYRQGANLTQHQRVHTGEKPYKCHHCGKAFIYSSSLNQHRRTHTGERPYKCSHCNKDFSQRTCLIQHQRIHTGEKPYGCRICGKAFTQSTNLIQHQRVHTGARHRN